The sequence GGCAGCGATTCAGGATCCGCTGGGCAACGCGGTGCACGCCGCACTGGCTGGACCGCTGGAAGGACGTACGGTCGCTGTGCTAGGGTGCGGACCGTTGGGTTTGTTCAGCATCGGTATCGCCCGCGCCTGCCATGCCAGCAAGGTATTCGCTGTAGAAAAGCATCCTTATCGTCTCCAGCTGGCGGAGCAGATGGGCGCGGACGTGCTGCTCAACCCGGTGCAGGACGATATCGTAGAAGCCATCTTGCGACAGACGCAGGGTGAGGGGGTGGACGTCGTCTTGGAGATGTCGGGGGCGCCTGCGGCGGTGGTAGCAGGTTTTCGCATCGCCCGTCCCGGTGGGCGGGTGACGCTGATGGGCATCCCCAGCGACCCGATTGAGGTGGACTTCGCGGAGGACGTTATCTTCAAGGGGCTGGAGGTGCAGGGAATTGTCGGGCGACGCCTGTACCAGACGTGGGAGCAGATGCAGCAGCTGCTCACTTCAGGCAGGTTGGACGTGCGTCCTGTGATTACTCACCGCATGGGCTTTTCGGAGATTGGGCAGGCGATGGAGTTGATTGACACGGGTAAATGCGGTAAGGTTATCCTATATCCAGATTAGAGACGCCAACTATCCCATCGCCTCGATGATGGCGTTGGTGATTTCGGTGGTGGTCGCCGTGCCTCCCAGGTCGCGTGTGAGTGTCTTGCCTTCGCTCAACACGCGGTACACTCCATGGCGGATGCGTTCGGCGGCGGCTGTTTCTCCCTGGTCTTCTAGCATCATCGCCGCGCAGAGGATGAGCGCAATCGGGTTCGCCAGGTTGCGCCCGGCGATGTCGGGAGCGGAGCCGTGCACTGCCTCATACACGACGATACCTTCCTCCCCAACGTTCGCGCTCGGCGTTAGCCCCAAGCCCCCTACCAGCCCCGCGCATAGGTCGGAGATGATGTCGCCGTACAAGTTCTCCATCACCATCACGTCGAACCGCTCGGGGCGCGTCACCAGCTGCATGCAGGTATTGTCTACAATCAACTCCTCGTACTCGATCTGCGGGTAGTCGCGCGCCACCCGTCGACAACACTCCAGAAACAACCCGTCGCTCAGCTTCATAATGTTCGCCTTGTGCACAGCGGTCACGCGCTTACGTCCGTGCTTCTGAGCATACTCGAAAGCGAACCGGGCGATGCGCAGGCTAGCACGCTCGGTAATAATCTTTAGGCTCTCTACCACACCGGGCACCACAATATGCTCCAGCCCAGAGTACAAGTCTTCGCTGTTCTCGCGGATGACCACAAGGTCCACACCTTCGTAGCGTGTGCGCACACCTGGCAGGTTCTTCGCGGGGCGCACGTTCGCGAAGAGGTTCAACCGTTTGCGCAGGGTCACGTTGGGGCTAGTGTAACCTGCGCCGATAGGGGTAGTTATCGGTCCTTTGAGGGCAACGCGGTTTTTGAGTATTGAGTTAAAAACCTCTTCAGGCAGGGGGGTACCATATTTGTTCATCACCTCGGTGCCCGCCTCGAACCGTTCCCACTGTACGGGCACACCCGAGGCTTCCACGACGCGCACCGCTGCCTCGACGACTTCCGGCCCGATGCCGTCTCCGGGAATCAGCGTGACAGTAAGCATTTGGGGGAACCTCCTACTTAGTTCCGCGAGACAACTTTCCCTTCCGGGCGGAACGGATGTACCGCTTTCGCGGAGGACTGCTCCACCGTATGCTGCAACATCCTCTCCATCTCCTGCTCCAGCAACTGCATCCCCGCTTCCAGCCGTTGTGCTACGTCGTCGATTTCCAAGAGTCTCTGCTTCTGGATGAGGGGAACCTGCAGGATAGCTCCTATGGTGTTCGCAAGTACACGCGGGTTGTGAGGAAGCTCCACGATGAAGTGCTTACTGCCCTCTGGGCTAAAGAGCAGGCGTACATATTGTTCCAGACGATCTGTAGCGCGATGAACTAGGTGCAGAGTGCGATGTTCACAGCCGTTGCAAACATCTGGCAAAAGCAGTACCTGGGCTATCAAAAAGGGTTCCTGTTGATGGATTTTCACGATGCGAAAGCGCTGTTCGCCGACTGTCCACAAGTTCATGCTGCCATCGGGTAAGTTCTGCAAAGCAGTGATACGCGCAACGGTACCCCAGCGATGCGGTATCGCCGGACCGCCCACTTCCTTGCCTTCTCGGATAAGCACTACGCCGAACTGGCGATCCTGCTCGAGAACCATCCGCATCATCTGGCGATAACGCTCCTCAAAAACATGTAGGGGCAACGGCATGCCCGGGAACAATACAGCATGTAATGGAAACAGCGGCAACGTAATCAGCGGCTCCATGTAATAGCTCCTCGCTAGTCCTAATCACCTGCGTTCGACGGTTACCACGCATAGAGTGTACCCTGCGCCCACAAAGCAGTGCAAGAGGGGAAAAGGCGTTCGGACAATCTCCAAAGCAACGTTACTGGGCGAAGCAAGCGGAGTGCTACTCCTGTGAACCCCCTAAAGAGCACACTCCGTCGTAACCACCTCGTCATTCTGAAGTCCCTGTTGTTTGTCAAAGAGAAGCACTCCCGTGCTTCACTACGAGCTAAACAGTTTGTCGGGCGCCATGTTGGTAGTAGCGCACGTGAGTGCGCCTTCTGTCATTCTGAGCGGAGCGAAGAATCCCTCGTGTTGGTAGTAGCGCACGTGAGTGCGCCCTCTGTCATTCTGAGCGGAGCGAAGAATCCCTCGTGTTGGTAGTGGCACACGTGAGTGCGCCTTCTGTCATTCTGAGCGGAGCGAAGAATCCCTCGTGTTGGTAGTGGCACACGTGAGGCGCCCTCTGTCATTCTGAGCGGAGCGAAGAATCTCTCCGACATTGTGAGAAAGATGTTTGGACCTGGCTCAGCATGACATGTTGGGGACGCGACAGAGCGCGTCCCTCCAATTGGGACAAAACCTTCTGGAGGGTCACGCTCCGTCGTGACCTCGCAGAACGCGACGGAGCGTAACCCTCCAATTGTCAAACCATCTCTGACTGGAGGGTTACACTCCGTCTTGACCATGATGGCGGATGCGATAGAGCGTGCTATGGTTTGCGAGGCAGGCTATCGCCCTCTTGCTTGAACACTCTCAGAAGGGGAAGCTGGAGAGGAGATATTTCACTGACGGATGATGTCCTGCTGCTACGGCTGCTCTGTCTGGAACGGCGGAGGTATGGAAAGGGGGAGGGTAGCGCGACCTCTCTGAAGTTTACGCCTGGTCTAGGTCCTGAAACAGGGAGGCAAAGTATTCCCCGTACTGATGCTCCACCGCGGCGAACGCGAGGTCAATCGCCAACGTCCACAGCAGAATGATGGCGTCATCGCGGGGCATCTCCAGCACCCGCGCGAAGAAGTCCTTGATAATCTCCTCGTAGGTAGTGCCTGTCTCGTGGATTTCAAAGCGCTCGCCCGGTAGTCGTCGGGACACCTCCTGTACCTGCAAGCGGTCTAGAAATTCACGGACGTTTGCAGGAGTGGCATGCTCGAGATGGTTGCCGAATTCACGATATACTAGTTCCTTGAAAGTTTGCAGGTCCACGCCGCGTAATCCCCTTCCAGCCATTCTACACTATAAAGAGTATAACACGTCGCCCCATTACACGCAACGGCGAGTAGGGAGGACTGCAGCAGATACCTACTCCTGCTGCAAAGTGCGCCGCTTCCAGCGGGGGGCGGCAACTTTGCGCCAGAGGTAGCCGAAACGGATAGACCAGCTAGGCGCCCGGTACAGATCAAGGAGGCGGATGCCCCAATAGTGCAACGCGGGGCGCTTGCACAGCTCCAGCAGCAAGCGCAGGCTAATCGGCATGGGCAGGAAGCGCAGCGTCTCTACAATATGCTGTGGCACTGGTATCCCCAAATACTTTGCCACGTCGTGCAGCGCCAAATGTAACGGGCGAGTCGTACCGTATTGGTAAGCGTCTACTACCACGTCGTGCCAACAGGGTACGCGCGAGACCAACAGGGCGATATCGACTAGCCACTTGAGCCCTTGCCCGCAGTGATGATAGTATAGATGCGTGCACAGGTAGCTCAGATGCGTAGAGAGGTGTAACACAGGCAGCTTGCCGATACCCGCTGCGGAGACGGTGGTCACCTGTTGCCACACTGCGGGGCGAGCGGGCGGGTAAAAGCCAGGCAGGTCTAGGTGACCCTCCACGCGCAGCAACACCTCCCCCTCCCGACAGACGAAGGAGGTCTCTGCGCGGTAGCGCTCGCCGAAATGCGCGCCCGCAATGTCGTTATCTTCCTCTTGCCAGCCGAGGTGGTTCATCACAGACCGCAGCTGTGGTGTATCTTCGGGGTGTACTAGTAGGTCGATATCTTCCATACTGCGCTGCGCCCAATCGGTATAGGTGGTCGCTATCAGCGCGGCCCCTTTCACTACAGCGAAGCGGACGC comes from Chloracidobacterium sp. and encodes:
- the tdh gene encoding L-threonine 3-dehydrogenase — encoded protein: MRAIVKARPEPGGEVIDVTDPATIPPGHVMVKPQAWSICGTDVHIWHWDHWAAHRIHPPRILGHEFAGEVVAVGEGVTERQVGDFVASESHVVCGTCYQCQHGQAHVCRNTRILGIDVDGVWAELVVLPEANARPTPAQIPVEVAAIQDPLGNAVHAALAGPLEGRTVAVLGCGPLGLFSIGIARACHASKVFAVEKHPYRLQLAEQMGADVLLNPVQDDIVEAILRQTQGEGVDVVLEMSGAPAAVVAGFRIARPGGRVTLMGIPSDPIEVDFAEDVIFKGLEVQGIVGRRLYQTWEQMQQLLTSGRLDVRPVITHRMGFSEIGQAMELIDTGKCGKVILYPD
- a CDS encoding nucleotidyltransferase family protein, coding for MKRYASSGCFRSETVLPLRQLLGAWCRGDVALWQAQANINWDTLIEQARRHEVAGLLYTLLPEEAPTDVREALRRDYRTQLAGNTLYMQHLAKIVPALQGAGVRFAVVKGAALIATTYTDWAQRSMEDIDLLVHPEDTPQLRSVMNHLGWQEEDNDIAGAHFGERYRAETSFVCREGEVLLRVEGHLDLPGFYPPARPAVWQQVTTVSAAGIGKLPVLHLSTHLSYLCTHLYYHHCGQGLKWLVDIALLVSRVPCWHDVVVDAYQYGTTRPLHLALHDVAKYLGIPVPQHIVETLRFLPMPISLRLLLELCKRPALHYWGIRLLDLYRAPSWSIRFGYLWRKVAAPRWKRRTLQQE
- a CDS encoding isocitrate dehydrogenase (NAD(+)), whose protein sequence is MLTVTLIPGDGIGPEVVEAAVRVVEASGVPVQWERFEAGTEVMNKYGTPLPEEVFNSILKNRVALKGPITTPIGAGYTSPNVTLRKRLNLFANVRPAKNLPGVRTRYEGVDLVVIRENSEDLYSGLEHIVVPGVVESLKIITERASLRIARFAFEYAQKHGRKRVTAVHKANIMKLSDGLFLECCRRVARDYPQIEYEELIVDNTCMQLVTRPERFDVMVMENLYGDIISDLCAGLVGGLGLTPSANVGEEGIVVYEAVHGSAPDIAGRNLANPIALILCAAMMLEDQGETAAAERIRHGVYRVLSEGKTLTRDLGGTATTTEITNAIIEAMG
- a CDS encoding LON peptidase substrate-binding domain-containing protein — its product is MEPLITLPLFPLHAVLFPGMPLPLHVFEERYRQMMRMVLEQDRQFGVVLIREGKEVGGPAIPHRWGTVARITALQNLPDGSMNLWTVGEQRFRIVKIHQQEPFLIAQVLLLPDVCNGCEHRTLHLVHRATDRLEQYVRLLFSPEGSKHFIVELPHNPRVLANTIGAILQVPLIQKQRLLEIDDVAQRLEAGMQLLEQEMERMLQHTVEQSSAKAVHPFRPEGKVVSRN